The following proteins are encoded in a genomic region of Coffea eugenioides isolate CCC68of chromosome 6, Ceug_1.0, whole genome shotgun sequence:
- the LOC113774365 gene encoding F-box protein At5g07610-like, with protein sequence MLPGGNDSIAMKAKLSRFQPITNPRQIFLHPSASSPTKPTQEQEENLHLNIPVDDTFSPSSPSAVAVASEESLVTKILLKLPPKPLLRSQCVSKQWLSLISDPAFRRQHARAIRTHPTSDLLFFSPDSERNEIDLISLSPEGVDSVGNVSSPITDGILKRGDEIHSLHSCNGLLCMQIKLKNNRLQLIVYNPTTCKHRVIPWFSGDYNMPIFRYANIAFDPSKSDHYKLVCFGLDRDSDCNNYRFLIYSSETGAWRVTEDAVGTLPVRYYYDRGVLWNGDFHWFGTNYCTLCFDVQKERLKPSTPQIPASFGVRNKYDIWYFGEAGGDLSVMCVNKLEAMLFDVFALKRDYSQWILKHRVDFAPLTRYYPKMKGPGFHTPCLVVDEEGKKARIVISVEDKFLSYDIADMVVKELVEVGPVYAEVAGWGDSTWYRWYEAFQHVDTLASV encoded by the coding sequence ATGCTTCCAGGCGGCAACGATTCCATAGCCATGAAAGCAAAACTCTCCCGCTTCCAACCCATAACGAACCCGAGGCAAATCTTCCTTCACCCCTCTGCTTCTTCACCCACAAAACCAACCcaagaacaagaagaaaacCTTCACCTCAACATCCCAGTTGATGATACCTTTTCTCCCTCCTCTCCGTCAGCAGTTGCAGTAGCCAGCGAAGAAAGTCTTGTGACAAAAATTCTACTTAAACTACCCCCAAAGCCTCTCCTACGCTCCCAGTGCGTCTCCAAGCAATGGCTCTCACTTATCTCCGACCCTGCCTTCCGCCGGCAACATGCACGGGCTATCCGGACACATCCCACCTCTGATCTCCTCTTTTTCAGCCCAGATAGTGAACGCAATGAGATCGATCTCATATCGCTTTCCCCAGAGGGTGTTGACTCGGTTGGTAACGTCTCATCCCCTATAACTGATGGGATTCTGAAAAGAGGAGATGAGATTCATAGCCTGCATTCTTGCAATGGGTTGCTTTGCATGCAGATTAAACTCAAAAACAATCGCCTCCAGCTGATTGTTTACAATCCCACAACTTGCAAGCACAGGGTTATTCCCTGGTTCAGTGGTGACTATAATATGCCAATATTTCGCTATGCAAATATTGCTTTTGACCCTTCAAAATCTGATCATTACAAGCTTGTTTGCTTCGGTTTAGACCGTGACAGTGACTGTAACAACTATAGATTCTTGATATATTCATCAGAGACTGGGGCATGGAGGGTGACTGAAGATGCAGTTGGGACGTTGCCTGTTCGTTATTACTATGACAGAGGGGTTTTATGGAACGGAGACTTTCACTGGTTTGGTACTAATTATTGTACTCTGTGTTTTGATGTGCAAAAAGAACGGCTTAAACCCTCAACTCCTCAAATTCCTGCTAGTTTTGGGGTTAGAAACAAGTATGATATCTGGTATTTTGGGGAAGCAGGTGGGGATCTGTCTGTTATGTGTGTGAACAAGCTTGAAGCCATGTTGTTTGATGTTTTTGCACTGAAGAGGGATTATTCTCAGTGGATTCTGAAGCATCGTGTTGATTTTGCTCCTTTGACTCGGTATTACCCAAAGATGAAGGGCCCTGGATTTCATACACCTTGTTTGGTTGTGGATGAGGAGGGGAAGAAAGCCAGGATTGTGATTTCTGTGGAGGACAAGTTTCTTTCTTATGATATTGCTGACATGGTTGTGAAGGAGCTTGTTGAAGTAGGGCCTGTGTATGCTGAAGTTGCTGGATGGGGTGATAGCACTTGGTACAGGTGGTACGAGGCTTTCCAGCATGTTGATACACTTGCTTCAGTTTAA
- the LOC113774366 gene encoding F-box protein At5g07610-like, with amino-acid sequence MLPGGKRAKTSRFKPIQNPKRISLNSSASPSTRLPSSPSKAPIRENQENVLKIPLDPSSSVDTIANNEDLLTNILLKLPAKSLLCFRCVSRQWRTIISDPEFRRRHIRSIRCCPTSDFLFFSPYIKPNEIDLLSLSGDGLDSVGNLSSPLRRSLEGRIIRLQACNGLLCIQFMVNYIRRDLIVYNPTTSEHRTIPWPNEGNHSPTIVPYTSIAFDPLTSDYYKLLDVSFDRGLRFFIYSSESGVWRVGGAAVAGTFDSDYYFDKGVFWNGDVHFMGTEFCTLCFDVENECLRPSMPRIPIRMEVMGKWDIKYFGETGGNLYAIYLNRINTAVLSDVFELKRDYSQWVVKYRFDFSHLVTYYPEMKSCGCCTPCFIADEEGKNARIVISLKGKFILYDINRVFVKELVEVGPVGSSVDDWGNSKWYRWYEAYQHVGTFASV; translated from the coding sequence ATGCTTCCTGGAGGCAAAAGAGCAAAAACCTCCCGCTTTAAACCCATACAAAACCCAAAAAGAATCTCCCTCAATTCCTCCGCTTCCCCGTCAACTCGCCTCCCTTCTTCACCATCAAAAGCACCGATCCGGGAAAATCAAGAAAACGTCCTAAAAATCCCACTTGACCCATCGTCATCAGTGGACACCATAGCCAACAATGAAGATCTCTTAACCAACATCTTACTCAAGCTACCCGCAAAATCCCTCCTCTGCTTTCGATGCGTCTCCAGGCAATGGCGAACCATCATCTCCGACCCCGAATTCCGCCGCCGCCATATACGTAGTATCAGGTGCTGCCCGACGTCTGATTTCCTCTTTTTCAGTCCTTATATCAAGCCGAACGAGATCGATTTGCTTTCACTTTCCGGAGATGGGTTGGATTCGGTGGGTAATTTAAGTTCCCCTTTACGACGTTCCCTCGAAGGTCGGATTATAAGATTACAGGCTTGCAATGGATTGCTATGCATTCAGTTTATGGTGAATTATATTCGAAGAGACCTAATTGTGTACAACCCCACAACCTCTGAGCATAGGACTATCCCCTGGCCAAATGAGGGAAATCATTCGCCGACTATAGTTCCATACACTAGTATAGCTTTTGACCCTTTAACATCTGACTACTACAAACTTCTTGATGTCAGTTTTGACCGTGGTCTCCGATTTTTTATTTACTCATCTGAATCTGGGGTTTGGAGGGTTGGTGGCGCTGCAGTTGCCGGGACTTTTGATAGTGACTATTATTTTGATAAAGGCGTGTTTTGGAATGGGGACGTCCATTTTATGGGAACCGAATTTTGTACTCTATGCTTTGATGTCGAAAATGAGTGCCTTCGACCATCCATGCCTCGAATTCCGATTAGGATGGAGGTTATGGGCAAATGGGATATTAAGTATTTTGGGGAAACAGGGGGGAATCTGTATGCAATTTATCTAAACAGAATTAACACTGCTGTGTTGTCCGATGTTTTTGAGCTGAAGAGGGATTATTCTCAATGGGTTGTAAAGTATCGGTTTGATTTTTCTCATTTGGTTACGTATTATCCGGAGATGAAGAGTTGTGGTTGTTGTACACCCTGTTTTATTGCGGATGAAGAAGGGAAGAATGCAAGGATTGTGATTTCACTAAAGGGTAAATTCATCTTGTATGATATTAATCGTGTGTTTGTGAAGGAGCTTGTTGAAGTAGGGCCTGTGGGTTCTAGCGTTGATGACTGGGGCAATAGCAAGTGGTACAGATGGTATGAGGCTTACCAACATGTTGGTACTTTTGCTTCAGTTTAA